One Nocardia iowensis DNA window includes the following coding sequences:
- the hisF gene encoding imidazole glycerol phosphate synthase subunit HisF, with translation MTLAVRVIPCLDVDAGRVVKGVNFENLRDAGDPVELAATYDAQGADELTFLDVTASTGDRGTMIDVVTRTAEQIFIPLTVGGGVRTVEDVDRLLRAGADKVSVNTAAIARPEVLREMSERFGSQCIVLSVDARTVPEGQPATPSGWEVTTHGGKRGTGIDAIEWATRGAELGVGEILLNSMDADGTKAGFDLPMIRAVRASVSVPVIASGGAGAVEHFAPAVQAGADAVLAASVFHFGDLTISQVKDSMRAEHIVVR, from the coding sequence ATGACGTTGGCGGTACGCGTGATTCCGTGTCTGGATGTCGACGCGGGCCGGGTGGTCAAGGGCGTGAACTTCGAAAACCTACGGGACGCGGGCGATCCCGTCGAACTGGCCGCCACCTACGACGCGCAGGGCGCCGACGAGCTGACCTTCCTCGATGTCACCGCCTCCACCGGCGACCGCGGCACCATGATCGACGTGGTCACCCGCACGGCCGAGCAGATCTTCATTCCGCTCACCGTCGGCGGCGGGGTGCGCACCGTCGAGGACGTCGACCGGCTGCTGCGCGCCGGCGCGGACAAGGTTTCGGTCAACACCGCCGCGATCGCGCGACCCGAGGTGCTGCGCGAGATGTCGGAGCGGTTCGGCTCGCAGTGCATCGTGCTGTCCGTCGACGCCCGAACGGTTCCGGAAGGTCAGCCCGCGACGCCGTCCGGCTGGGAAGTCACCACGCACGGCGGTAAGCGCGGCACCGGCATCGACGCCATCGAATGGGCCACTCGGGGAGCCGAATTGGGCGTCGGCGAGATCCTGCTCAACTCGATGGACGCCGACGGCACCAAGGCCGGCTTCGATCTCCCGATGATCCGCGCCGTCCGCGCCTCGGTCTCCGTCCCGGTCATCGCCAGCGGCGGCGCGGGCGCCGTCGAACACTTCGCCCCCGCCGTCCAAGCGGGCGCGGACGCGGTCCTGGCCGCCAGCGTCTTCCACTTCGGCGACCTGACCATCAGCCAGGTCAAGGACTCGATGCGCGCCGAGCACATCGTCGTCCGCTAG
- a CDS encoding DMT family transporter: MAWIFLGIAIVFEIAFALGTNATNGFTKLWPSVFTLLAAAGGIFTLSLALRTLDVGVGYTIWTGVGAIGTVILGALIYHEKITLPKVASFAAIIAGAVLLKVAAGA; this comes from the coding sequence ATGGCCTGGATCTTCCTCGGCATCGCCATCGTCTTCGAGATCGCGTTCGCACTCGGCACCAACGCGACCAACGGCTTCACCAAGCTCTGGCCGTCCGTCTTCACCCTGCTCGCCGCGGCAGGCGGCATCTTCACCCTGAGCCTGGCCCTGCGCACCCTGGATGTCGGTGTCGGATACACCATCTGGACCGGTGTCGGCGCCATCGGCACGGTAATCCTCGGCGCCCTCATCTACCACGAGAAGATCACCCTCCCCAAGGTCGCGTCCTTCGCCGCCATCATCGCCGGCGCAGTGCTACTGAAAGTAGCCGCCGGAGCCTGA
- a CDS encoding DMT family transporter, which produces MAWIYLMIAAVFEVVFALATNATEGFTVLAPSLLTAAAAGAGIFFLSLALRTLDVGVGYTVWTGIGSVGTVTLGTVIFHETLNVWKVLAFVLIIGGVLGLKLADTLANRAAAPAAVTP; this is translated from the coding sequence ATGGCCTGGATCTACCTGATGATCGCGGCGGTTTTCGAAGTGGTGTTCGCCCTCGCGACCAATGCCACCGAAGGATTCACCGTGCTCGCCCCGTCGTTGCTCACCGCGGCCGCCGCGGGGGCAGGCATCTTCTTCCTCAGCCTGGCGTTGCGCACCCTCGACGTCGGGGTGGGTTACACGGTGTGGACCGGCATCGGCTCGGTCGGCACCGTCACCCTCGGCACGGTGATCTTCCACGAGACGCTCAACGTCTGGAAGGTGCTTGCCTTCGTGCTGATCATCGGCGGCGTGCTCGGCCTCAAACTCGCCGACACCCTGGCCAACCGCGCCGCTGCGCCCGCCGCGGTCACCCCCTGA
- a CDS encoding MarR family winged helix-turn-helix transcriptional regulator translates to MSNTEHDDQMWNRLIALHAQVEGRLAAAVQRGHGLGLSEYRALGFLAEASDGELRMQDLSARLGLNQSSVTRLVGRLDAAGLAYRDLCPDDRRGVYTVITDKGRERHRAAGETYRATLTAALDESDDDTVAALRRAHV, encoded by the coding sequence GTGTCAAATACTGAGCACGACGACCAGATGTGGAACCGGCTGATCGCCCTGCACGCCCAGGTAGAAGGCCGATTGGCGGCGGCGGTTCAGCGCGGGCACGGCCTCGGGCTTTCGGAATACCGGGCGCTCGGCTTCCTGGCCGAAGCCTCCGACGGCGAACTGCGCATGCAGGACCTGTCCGCCCGCCTCGGCCTGAACCAGAGTTCGGTGACCAGACTGGTCGGCAGGCTCGACGCCGCCGGACTGGCCTACCGCGATCTGTGCCCGGATGATCGCCGCGGCGTCTACACGGTGATCACCGACAAGGGCCGGGAACGGCACCGGGCCGCGGGCGAGACCTACCGCGCCACCCTCACCGCCGCGCTCGACGAATCCGACGACGACACCGTCGCCGCCCTGCGCCGGGCTCATGTCTGA
- the hisI gene encoding phosphoribosyl-AMP cyclohydrolase, translating into MTLDPAIAARLKRNDAGLVSAVAQERGTGDVLMVAWMDDEALARTLETRKATYFSRSRQQYWVKGETSGHTQYVHEVRLDCDGDTILLVVDQEGAACHTGTHTCFDSDVLLAEQS; encoded by the coding sequence ATGACTCTCGATCCCGCCATCGCCGCCCGGCTCAAGCGCAACGACGCGGGCCTGGTCTCGGCCGTCGCGCAGGAACGCGGCACCGGCGATGTGCTGATGGTGGCGTGGATGGACGACGAGGCGCTGGCCCGCACGCTGGAAACGCGCAAGGCGACGTACTTTTCGCGTTCGCGTCAGCAGTATTGGGTCAAGGGGGAGACCTCCGGTCACACCCAGTACGTGCACGAGGTTCGCCTGGATTGTGACGGCGACACCATTCTCTTGGTCGTCGATCAAGAAGGCGCCGCCTGCCATACCGGGACGCACACGTGTTTCGACTCGGATGTCCTGCTCGCTGAGCAGTCCTGA
- a CDS encoding MarR family winged helix-turn-helix transcriptional regulator, with product MTRLPGALDTQLQRESGVTHFEYWVLTLLSEEPGHRLQMSDLAHKANASLSRLSHVVSKLERMGWAERSATAGRRGVQAVLTDDGYHKVIEAAPGYLDAVRHLVFDGLEPEQTAQLAELSELLADHLTDALSRLGNASEDDRPSDT from the coding sequence ATGACGCGCCTACCAGGCGCTTTGGATACGCAGCTGCAGCGCGAATCCGGGGTCACCCATTTCGAGTATTGGGTATTGACCCTGCTGTCCGAGGAACCGGGCCATCGTTTGCAGATGAGTGACCTTGCCCACAAGGCAAATGCATCGCTATCACGGCTTTCCCACGTGGTGTCGAAGCTGGAGCGGATGGGCTGGGCGGAGCGCTCCGCTACCGCCGGGCGGCGTGGGGTCCAGGCCGTACTGACAGACGACGGCTACCACAAGGTCATCGAGGCCGCCCCCGGATATCTGGATGCGGTGCGCCACCTGGTGTTCGACGGTTTGGAGCCCGAGCAGACGGCTCAGCTGGCCGAACTGAGCGAACTGCTCGCCGATCATCTCACCGATGCGTTGAGCCGACTCGGTAATGCCAGCGAGGACGATCGGCCGTCGGACACGTAG
- a CDS encoding permease, whose protein sequence is MTATDGQLEQKSTGPAWRSWIIGGLALLALLFIAYFILSAFIPRWWAQRVAEMVNGSFAKGIGWGLVFGGVCTVVPLFLLLFAVRVWGRRAGRFMAGAAVVVAALVAIPNLMTLTIVLGGSNAAHAGERILDVDAPAFRGATLAGALAAAAVFLAALFLVITRWWRRRRPRKQTTRTAPPTTADPTMTRPDGL, encoded by the coding sequence ATGACTGCGACCGACGGACAGCTGGAGCAGAAATCGACCGGACCCGCCTGGCGGAGCTGGATCATCGGCGGGCTGGCGCTGCTCGCCCTCCTGTTCATCGCCTACTTCATCTTGTCCGCGTTCATCCCGCGCTGGTGGGCACAGCGGGTCGCGGAGATGGTCAACGGCAGCTTCGCCAAGGGCATCGGCTGGGGCCTGGTCTTCGGCGGCGTGTGCACGGTCGTGCCGCTGTTCCTGTTGCTGTTCGCGGTGCGGGTGTGGGGGCGAAGGGCGGGCCGATTCATGGCGGGTGCGGCCGTTGTCGTTGCCGCGCTCGTCGCGATCCCCAATCTGATGACGCTCACCATCGTGCTGGGGGGTAGCAACGCCGCCCATGCCGGAGAGCGCATTCTGGACGTCGATGCACCCGCCTTCCGTGGCGCCACCCTGGCCGGCGCGCTCGCCGCCGCCGCTGTCTTCCTGGCGGCGTTGTTCCTGGTCATCACGCGTTGGTGGCGGCGAAGGCGCCCCAGGAAGCAGACCACGCGCACCGCACCGCCGACCACCGCCGATCCGACCATGACGCGTCCGGACGGTTTGTGA
- a CDS encoding peroxiredoxin, whose product MQTGQLAPQFELPDQSGTPRSLDALLADGPLVLFFYPAANSPVCTAEACHFRDVAADFAAVGASCAGISADGVDAQAGFADKQGLGYPLLSDTDGKVAAQFGVKRGLLGKLVPVKRQTFVIDQDRTVRKIITGELRANVHADEALAFLRERTK is encoded by the coding sequence ATGCAGACAGGTCAGCTCGCCCCGCAGTTCGAGCTCCCCGATCAATCAGGCACCCCCCGTTCGCTCGACGCGTTGCTCGCGGACGGTCCGCTGGTCCTGTTCTTCTATCCCGCGGCGAACAGCCCGGTGTGCACGGCCGAGGCCTGCCACTTCCGTGATGTGGCCGCCGACTTCGCGGCCGTCGGCGCGTCGTGCGCTGGCATCAGTGCCGACGGCGTCGACGCCCAAGCCGGTTTCGCCGACAAGCAGGGCCTCGGTTATCCGTTGCTCTCCGACACCGACGGCAAGGTCGCCGCGCAGTTCGGCGTCAAGCGGGGGCTGCTCGGAAAACTGGTGCCGGTCAAGCGACAGACCTTCGTGATCGATCAGGACCGCACCGTCCGCAAGATCATCACCGGCGAGTTGCGCGCCAACGTGCATGCCGACGAGGCGCTGGCGTTCCTCCGGGAGCGCACGAAGTAA
- a CDS encoding anthranilate synthase component I — translation MQGASTPTTTTREQFHQLAAEHRVVPVTRKVLADSETPLSAYRKLAGDRAGTFLFESAENGRSWSRWSFIGAGSPSALTVVDGAAAWLGNIPVDAPSGGDPLLALRETLELLKTERLPGLPPLTGGMVGYLGYDAVRRIERLPNLALDDLQLPEMVLLLATDLAAFDHHEGAITLIANAVNWNGTAERVDEAYDDALARLDRMTEALAAPAPSTVSVFDRPEPEFRRRRTTEEFGAGVRRLVKEIEAGEAFQVVLSQRFEMDYDGAPLDLYRMLRASNPSPYMYLLHVPDGDGGTAFSIVGSSPESLVTVKEGVATTHPIAGTRWRGVTEEDDLLLEKGLLADEKENAEHLMLVDLGRNDLGRVCQPGTVRVTEYRHIERYSHVMHLVSTVSGRLAAGKIALDAVRACFPAGTLSGAPKVRAMELIEELEPTRRGVYGGVVGYLDFAGDADTAIAIRTALLKDGTAYVQAGAGIVADSNAEYEDLEARNKAMAVLKAVAAAKTVRAYSTEPGATNSGPA, via the coding sequence ATGCAAGGCGCGTCGACTCCTACCACTACGACCCGCGAACAGTTTCATCAGCTGGCCGCGGAGCATCGGGTGGTGCCGGTTACCCGAAAGGTGTTGGCGGACTCCGAAACTCCGCTTTCCGCCTACCGTAAGTTGGCCGGAGATCGGGCGGGAACGTTCCTGTTCGAGTCGGCGGAGAACGGGCGATCGTGGTCGCGGTGGTCGTTCATCGGCGCGGGGAGTCCGTCGGCGTTGACCGTGGTCGACGGTGCGGCGGCCTGGTTGGGGAACATTCCGGTGGACGCGCCCTCGGGCGGTGATCCGCTGCTCGCTCTGCGGGAAACACTGGAGTTGCTGAAGACCGAGCGGTTGCCGGGGCTGCCGCCGCTGACGGGCGGCATGGTCGGCTACCTCGGGTACGACGCGGTGCGCCGGATCGAGCGGCTGCCGAACCTGGCCCTCGACGACCTGCAGCTGCCGGAGATGGTGTTGCTGCTGGCCACCGATCTCGCCGCGTTCGACCACCACGAGGGTGCGATCACGCTGATCGCCAATGCGGTCAACTGGAACGGCACCGCCGAACGGGTCGACGAAGCCTATGACGACGCGCTCGCCAGGCTGGACCGGATGACCGAGGCGCTCGCCGCCCCGGCACCGTCCACGGTGTCGGTCTTCGACCGGCCCGAACCCGAGTTCCGGCGCCGCCGCACCACCGAGGAGTTCGGTGCGGGGGTGCGTCGCCTGGTCAAGGAGATCGAAGCGGGCGAGGCGTTCCAGGTGGTGCTGTCGCAGCGCTTCGAAATGGACTACGACGGCGCACCGCTGGACCTGTACCGGATGTTGCGCGCCTCGAACCCGAGCCCGTACATGTACCTGCTGCACGTCCCGGACGGCGACGGCGGCACCGCGTTCTCCATCGTCGGCTCCAGCCCGGAATCCCTGGTCACCGTGAAAGAGGGTGTGGCGACTACACATCCGATCGCGGGTACCCGCTGGCGCGGAGTCACCGAAGAAGACGACCTGCTGCTGGAAAAGGGCCTGCTCGCCGACGAGAAGGAGAACGCCGAGCATTTGATGCTCGTCGACCTCGGCCGCAACGACCTCGGTCGGGTCTGTCAGCCCGGCACGGTGCGGGTCACCGAGTACCGGCACATCGAGCGGTACAGCCACGTGATGCACCTGGTCTCGACGGTGTCCGGCCGGCTCGCCGCGGGCAAGATCGCGCTCGACGCGGTGCGCGCCTGCTTCCCCGCGGGCACCTTGTCCGGTGCGCCGAAGGTGCGCGCGATGGAGTTGATCGAAGAGCTGGAGCCGACCCGCCGCGGCGTCTACGGCGGCGTCGTCGGCTATCTCGACTTCGCCGGGGACGCGGACACCGCGATCGCCATCCGCACCGCATTGCTGAAGGACGGCACCGCCTACGTTCAGGCTGGCGCGGGCATCGTCGCCGATTCGAACGCCGAGTACGAAGACCTCGAAGCCCGCAACAAGGCGATGGCGGTGCTCAAGGCGGTCGCCGCGGCGAAAACCGTGCGCGCATACAGCACGGAACCGGGCGCGACGAACAGCGGCCCCGCATGA
- a CDS encoding TIGR02234 family membrane protein produces MTAAEPGGAADPARTPDPDLVTPETGTEPGAASDERRKYPTGALVLLALAAAALWGSSRMTWVTVTSADGLTEPRTDHLNGGVWFGALTPLALVLLASIAAVLATRGWLRRVLGVLIALVGAVAAVPAFALLTNSGKIAERAAKLAELPARAQVGAATTSALPAVLALLGALAAFAAGGLLARMPQDTARLSGKYDNPVFRRAAATEQVTQRRTEAATPGAEPNSTQLSERVLWDALDAGTDPTEDPLNSGGRPDDPDSGEAGGRVR; encoded by the coding sequence ATGACGGCGGCCGAGCCCGGCGGGGCCGCCGATCCGGCGCGCACCCCCGACCCCGACCTCGTCACCCCGGAGACCGGTACCGAGCCGGGAGCCGCGTCCGACGAGCGCCGCAAGTATCCGACCGGCGCCCTCGTCCTGCTCGCCCTCGCGGCCGCCGCGCTGTGGGGTTCCTCGCGGATGACCTGGGTGACGGTCACGTCCGCCGACGGCCTCACCGAACCGCGCACCGATCACCTCAACGGCGGCGTCTGGTTCGGTGCGCTCACCCCGCTGGCCCTAGTACTGCTGGCGTCCATCGCGGCCGTGCTGGCCACCCGAGGTTGGCTGCGTCGCGTGCTGGGCGTGCTCATCGCACTGGTCGGCGCGGTGGCGGCGGTACCTGCCTTCGCCCTGCTCACCAACTCCGGCAAGATCGCCGAGCGGGCGGCGAAGCTGGCCGAACTTCCGGCCAGGGCGCAGGTGGGTGCGGCGACGACGTCGGCACTTCCGGCCGTGCTCGCCTTGCTCGGCGCACTGGCGGCCTTCGCCGCCGGCGGCTTGCTCGCGCGGATGCCGCAGGACACCGCCCGCCTGTCCGGCAAGTACGACAACCCGGTGTTCCGCCGCGCCGCCGCCACCGAGCAGGTGACCCAGCGGCGCACCGAGGCCGCGACACCCGGCGCGGAGCCGAACTCGACCCAGCTGTCCGAACGCGTGCTCTGGGATGCCTTGGACGCGGGCACCGACCCCACCGAGGACCCGCTGAACTCCGGTGGGCGGCCCGACGATCCGGACTCCGGCGAGGCAGGCGGACGTGTCCGCTGA
- the trpC gene encoding indole-3-glycerol phosphate synthase TrpC, which translates to MTVLDSILDGVRADVAAREALLDFQAIKAAAAAKPSPLDARAALLEDGIGVIAEVKRASPSKGELADIPDPASLAKAYEDGGARIISVLTEGRRFHGSLDDLDAVRATVSIPILRKDFVVGPYQIHEARAHGADVILLIVAALEQDVLSSLIDRTESLGMTALVEVHTEEEADRALEAGASVIGVNARNLKTLEVDRDVFARIAPGLPTEVIRIAESGIRGTADLLAYAGAGADAVLVGEGLVTSGDPRAAVSELVTAGTHPSCPKPARRGR; encoded by the coding sequence ATGACGGTACTCGACTCGATTCTCGACGGGGTCCGCGCGGATGTGGCCGCTCGGGAAGCCCTCCTCGATTTCCAGGCGATCAAAGCGGCCGCAGCGGCGAAGCCGAGCCCGCTCGACGCGCGCGCGGCGCTCCTCGAAGACGGCATCGGCGTCATCGCCGAGGTGAAGCGGGCCAGCCCCTCCAAGGGCGAGCTCGCCGACATCCCCGACCCGGCCAGCCTGGCCAAGGCGTACGAGGACGGCGGCGCCAGGATCATCAGCGTGCTCACCGAGGGCCGCCGCTTCCACGGGTCCCTGGACGACCTGGACGCGGTCCGGGCCACCGTGAGCATCCCGATCCTGCGCAAGGACTTCGTCGTCGGGCCGTACCAGATCCACGAGGCCCGCGCGCACGGCGCCGACGTGATCCTGCTGATCGTCGCGGCGCTGGAGCAGGACGTGCTGTCCTCGCTGATCGACCGCACCGAATCGCTCGGGATGACCGCACTGGTCGAGGTGCACACCGAGGAAGAGGCCGACCGCGCGCTCGAGGCAGGCGCCTCGGTGATCGGCGTGAATGCCCGCAATCTCAAGACGCTGGAAGTCGACCGGGATGTCTTCGCCCGGATCGCACCCGGCCTGCCCACCGAGGTCATCCGGATCGCCGAGTCCGGCATCCGCGGCACCGCCGACCTGCTGGCCTATGCCGGCGCGGGCGCGGACGCCGTCCTGGTCGGCGAGGGCTTGGTGACCAGTGGTGATCCGCGCGCGGCCGTGTCCGAACTGGTGACCGCGGGCACCCACCCGTCCTGCCCGAAGCCGGCGCGGCGGGGCCGGTGA
- the trpB gene encoding tryptophan synthase subunit beta, with the protein MTRVTELPKASDGIAHRSAHEPDSGGHFGVYGGRHVPEALMAVIEDVTAMYEKSRLDPDFLNELDRLQRDYTGRPSPVFECTRLAEHAGGARILLKREDLNHTGSHKINNVLGQALLAKRMGKTRVIAETGAGQHGVATATACALLGLDCVIYMGAVDTARQALNVARMRLLGAEVISVTTGSQTLKDAINEALRDWVSNADDTYYCFGTAAGPHPFPMLVRDFQRVIGLEARVQVQEATGQLPDAVVACVGGGSNAIGIFHAFLDDADVRLVGYEAAGDGVETGRHAATFTGGTPGAFQGAYSYLLQDEDGQTVESHSISAGLDYPGVGPEHALLKDIGRAEYRPITDTEAMDALLLLSRSEGIIPAIESAHAVAGALQLGKELGPGSIILVNLSGRGDKDMDTAARWFGLLDEKDEQK; encoded by the coding sequence GTGACCCGAGTGACCGAACTACCCAAGGCCAGCGACGGCATCGCGCACCGCAGCGCGCACGAGCCCGATAGCGGCGGCCACTTCGGCGTCTACGGCGGCAGGCACGTGCCGGAGGCGCTCATGGCTGTCATCGAGGACGTCACCGCGATGTACGAGAAGTCCCGGCTCGACCCGGACTTCCTCAACGAGCTGGACCGGCTGCAGCGCGACTACACCGGCCGTCCGTCGCCGGTGTTCGAATGCACCCGGCTCGCCGAGCACGCGGGTGGCGCGCGCATCCTGCTCAAGCGCGAAGACCTGAACCACACCGGTTCACACAAGATCAACAACGTGCTCGGCCAGGCACTGCTGGCCAAGCGCATGGGCAAGACCCGGGTTATCGCGGAGACCGGCGCGGGCCAGCACGGCGTCGCCACCGCGACCGCGTGCGCGCTGCTCGGCCTGGACTGCGTCATCTACATGGGCGCCGTCGACACCGCACGGCAGGCGCTGAACGTGGCCAGGATGCGGCTGCTCGGCGCCGAGGTGATCTCGGTGACCACCGGCTCGCAGACGCTCAAGGACGCGATCAACGAGGCACTGCGCGACTGGGTGAGCAACGCCGACGACACCTACTACTGCTTCGGCACCGCCGCGGGCCCGCACCCGTTCCCCATGCTGGTGCGTGACTTCCAGCGCGTCATCGGCCTGGAGGCCCGCGTGCAGGTGCAGGAGGCCACCGGCCAGCTGCCCGACGCGGTCGTCGCCTGCGTCGGCGGCGGCTCCAATGCCATCGGCATCTTTCACGCCTTCCTCGACGACGCCGATGTCCGGCTGGTCGGCTACGAGGCGGCCGGTGACGGCGTCGAAACCGGCAGGCACGCGGCCACCTTCACCGGCGGAACACCGGGCGCGTTCCAGGGCGCCTACTCGTACCTGCTGCAGGACGAGGACGGCCAGACCGTCGAGTCGCACTCCATCTCGGCCGGTCTGGACTACCCCGGCGTCGGCCCCGAGCACGCCCTGCTCAAGGACATCGGCCGCGCCGAATACCGGCCGATCACCGACACCGAGGCGATGGACGCGCTGCTGCTGCTCAGCCGGAGCGAGGGCATCATCCCGGCGATCGAGTCCGCGCACGCGGTGGCGGGCGCGCTGCAACTGGGCAAGGAACTCGGCCCCGGCTCGATCATCCTGGTGAACCTGTCCGGCCGCGGTGACAAGGACATGGACACGGCGGCGCGCTGGTTCGGGCTGTTGGACGAGAAGGACGAACAGAAGTGA
- the trpA gene encoding tryptophan synthase subunit alpha: protein MSQQSRLANTFAACRSDNRAALIGYLPAGYPDLAGSIEVCRTMVESGCDIVEVGVAYSDPVMDGPTIQAAADQALRGGVRVRDVFSVVEAITSAAGQAVVMSYWNPVLKYGVDTFARDLAAAGGAGIITPNLIPEEADDWFVASSTHNLDRIFLVAPSSTEERLVKTLEASRGFVYAASTMGVTGARDAVSSAAPALCARIRAHSDIPIGVGLGVRSGAQAAEIASYADGVIVGSALVTAAGESLDAVRALTAELAEGVRSATVAS from the coding sequence GTGAGCCAACAGTCCCGTCTTGCCAATACCTTCGCCGCATGCCGTAGCGACAATCGTGCCGCGCTCATCGGTTACCTACCCGCGGGCTACCCCGACCTGGCCGGTTCCATCGAGGTCTGCCGCACCATGGTCGAATCTGGTTGCGACATCGTCGAAGTCGGTGTCGCCTACTCTGATCCGGTGATGGACGGCCCGACCATCCAGGCCGCCGCCGACCAGGCGCTGCGCGGCGGTGTGCGGGTCCGCGACGTGTTCTCCGTCGTCGAGGCGATCACCTCGGCGGCCGGCCAGGCCGTGGTGATGAGCTACTGGAACCCGGTGCTGAAGTACGGCGTCGACACGTTCGCGCGTGACCTCGCCGCCGCGGGCGGTGCCGGGATCATCACCCCGAACCTCATTCCGGAGGAGGCCGACGACTGGTTCGTCGCCTCGTCCACGCACAACCTGGACCGCATCTTTCTGGTCGCGCCGTCCTCCACCGAGGAGCGTCTGGTCAAGACCCTCGAGGCGTCGCGCGGTTTCGTGTACGCCGCCTCGACCATGGGTGTCACCGGCGCGCGCGACGCGGTGTCCTCCGCCGCGCCGGCGCTGTGCGCGCGGATCAGGGCGCATTCCGACATCCCGATCGGCGTCGGCCTCGGCGTCCGCTCGGGTGCGCAGGCGGCCGAAATCGCTTCCTACGCAGATGGAGTCATCGTCGGCTCGGCGCTGGTGACGGCCGCGGGCGAGAGTCTGGACGCGGTCCGTGCGCTCACCGCCGAGTTGGCCGAGGGCGTGCGTTCGGCGACCGTCGCTTCCTAG
- the lgt gene encoding prolipoprotein diacylglyceryl transferase has translation MTLRVLADNVLARSDVLAYIPSPPQGVWHIGPFPLRAYALCIIIGIIVAIWWGERRWRARGGQPGTILDVAMFAVPFGLVGGRLYHVATDWQKYFGADGDPMAALQIWNGGLGIWGAVLLGGVGAWIGCRVYRIPLPALGDAIAPPILLAQAIGRLGNYFNQELYGRETDLPWGLEIYFRYDDNLKPDAMNGVSNGVVDKVVHPTFLYELIWNVLIVVLLVRLDRHYRIGHGRLFALYVAGYSFGRFFVELMRDDEATKLAGIRINSFTSAVVFLAAIAYFVFATKGRETAEQLQPGAGPRPWPWQISALRAAGAASEGAGSSAEASTDKVGLVKDSAPETAGATAVDATEESTEPDKDETSGSVDAEDPVADKSADAADTDAESAKADAEETATSAQPTAPKKAADSDKS, from the coding sequence GTGACCTTACGAGTCCTGGCAGACAACGTCTTGGCGCGCAGCGATGTGCTGGCCTACATTCCCAGCCCACCGCAGGGCGTGTGGCACATCGGCCCGTTCCCGCTCAGGGCATACGCGCTGTGCATCATCATCGGCATCATCGTCGCCATCTGGTGGGGTGAGCGGCGCTGGCGCGCCCGCGGCGGGCAACCGGGCACGATCCTGGACGTCGCGATGTTCGCGGTGCCGTTCGGTCTGGTCGGCGGTCGGCTTTATCACGTCGCCACCGACTGGCAGAAGTACTTCGGCGCCGACGGCGACCCGATGGCGGCGCTGCAGATCTGGAACGGCGGCCTCGGCATCTGGGGCGCGGTGCTGCTCGGCGGCGTCGGCGCCTGGATCGGCTGCCGGGTATATCGAATCCCGTTGCCCGCGTTGGGTGACGCGATCGCGCCGCCGATCCTGCTGGCCCAGGCGATCGGCCGCCTCGGCAACTATTTCAACCAGGAACTCTACGGCCGCGAGACCGACCTCCCATGGGGCCTGGAGATCTACTTCCGGTACGACGACAACCTGAAGCCGGACGCGATGAACGGCGTCTCCAACGGCGTCGTCGACAAGGTCGTGCACCCCACGTTCCTGTACGAGCTCATCTGGAACGTACTGATCGTGGTGCTGCTGGTCCGACTGGACCGGCACTACCGGATCGGCCACGGACGCCTGTTCGCGCTGTATGTGGCGGGTTACAGCTTCGGCCGCTTCTTCGTGGAGCTGATGCGCGACGACGAGGCGACCAAGCTGGCCGGCATCCGGATCAACTCGTTCACCTCGGCGGTCGTATTCCTCGCGGCCATCGCCTATTTCGTGTTCGCGACCAAGGGCCGCGAGACCGCTGAGCAGTTGCAACCGGGCGCGGGTCCACGTCCTTGGCCGTGGCAGATCAGCGCGTTGCGTGCGGCGGGTGCCGCGTCCGAGGGTGCCGGGAGCTCGGCCGAGGCGAGCACGGACAAGGTTGGGCTGGTCAAGGATTCGGCCCCGGAGACCGCCGGTGCGACGGCGGTGGATGCCACCGAGGAATCCACGGAGCCGGACAAGGACGAAACCAGCGGCTCCGTCGATGCCGAGGACCCTGTGGCCGACAAGTCCGCTGACGCGGCGGACACCGACGCCGAGTCGGCGAAAGCCGATGCCGAGGAAACCGCCACCTCCGCGCAGCCCACCGCGCCGAAGAAGGCCGCGGACTCCGACAAGTCCTGA